One part of the Rothia sp. ZJ932 genome encodes these proteins:
- the infB gene encoding translation initiation factor IF-2 → MAKPRVHEIAKELGIPSKEAVAKLQELGEFVKSAASTLEPPVVKKLRAAFPDAALPAESAPAPAAKPGSSAPKPGAAKSPAKPGANKPVPKPAAKTSAPAEKTSAPAGKKAEAPKPAAAPKANSAQKPSGPRPGNNPFSTNQGMDAPRPSVPKPAAPRPAAKPGAPRPGNNPFSNNQGMKRNEGGRGEGRNGGPRPGGRGPQRGNGGPRPGGAGNGGPRPAGNGGPRPAGRNGQRPAGAGNGGPRPAGNNASSNNNAAPRPAGGANRPSPNMMPTKMAAAPAPGRGGSGSGNGPRRGGGAGGNGGGGFNRGPGRGGPGGGRGNAQGAFGRGGGKRKGRKNKSREQDQLQAPAVGGVVVPRGNGDTVVRLRRGASIMDFAEKINANPASLITVLFHLGEMATQTQSLDEETFELLGAELGFKVQVVSPEDEERELLESFAIDLEAEAVAEEENDALEFRPPVVTVMGHVDHGKTRLLDAIRNTNVIDGEAGGITQHIGAYQIHTEVGGEDRALTFIDTPGHEAFTAMRARGAKVTDIAILVVAADDGVMPQTVEALNHAQAANVPTVVAVNKIDKEGVSPDKVRGQLAEYGLVPEEYGGDALFVDVSARNGLNIDELLEAVVLTADGALELKANPNKEARGVAIEANLDKGRGAVATVLVQSGTLRVGDAIVAGAAHGRVRAMFDEKGNSVEEAGPSRPVQVLGLSNVPRAGDTFLATEEERTARQIAEKREAADRNAQLAKRRKRVTLESFDAAVAEGKMDTLNLIIKGDVSGAVEALEESLMKIEVGGDEVQLRVIHRGVGAITQNDVNLATVDNAVIIGFNVRPAERVAELADREGVEMKFYSVIYRAIEEIEQAVKGMLKPEYEEVELGSAEVREVFRSSKWGNIAGSIVKNGLIKRNANARLVRDGSVISEKLKIESLRRFKDDATEVREGFECGIGLGSFNDIKEGDIIETWEMREKPRV, encoded by the coding sequence GTGGCTAAGCCCCGCGTTCACGAGATCGCTAAAGAGCTCGGAATCCCCTCAAAAGAAGCTGTCGCTAAGCTTCAAGAACTTGGCGAATTCGTCAAGAGTGCAGCATCAACCTTGGAACCGCCTGTAGTCAAAAAACTGCGCGCTGCCTTCCCCGATGCTGCTCTCCCAGCAGAATCAGCACCTGCTCCGGCTGCTAAGCCAGGTTCATCAGCACCCAAGCCCGGTGCCGCAAAGAGCCCTGCTAAGCCCGGTGCTAACAAGCCTGTGCCTAAGCCCGCAGCTAAGACCTCAGCACCTGCTGAAAAGACTTCAGCTCCCGCTGGAAAGAAAGCAGAAGCTCCTAAGCCTGCTGCTGCTCCCAAGGCTAACTCAGCGCAGAAGCCGAGTGGTCCCCGCCCTGGCAACAACCCCTTCTCAACTAACCAGGGTATGGACGCACCTCGCCCCAGCGTTCCCAAGCCTGCTGCACCGCGTCCTGCTGCTAAGCCCGGTGCGCCCCGCCCCGGCAACAACCCCTTCTCTAACAACCAGGGCATGAAGCGCAACGAAGGCGGACGCGGTGAAGGTCGTAACGGCGGTCCTCGTCCCGGTGGTCGCGGTCCTCAGCGTGGCAACGGCGGACCCCGTCCCGGTGGCGCTGGCAACGGCGGTCCCCGCCCCGCAGGCAATGGCGGCCCTCGTCCGGCTGGTCGTAACGGTCAGCGTCCTGCAGGTGCAGGTAACGGCGGTCCCCGCCCCGCAGGTAACAATGCATCCTCAAACAACAACGCGGCACCGCGGCCCGCAGGTGGCGCTAACCGCCCCTCACCGAATATGATGCCCACCAAGATGGCAGCTGCTCCGGCACCCGGTCGCGGTGGCTCAGGTTCAGGAAACGGCCCTCGTCGTGGTGGCGGCGCTGGCGGTAACGGTGGCGGCGGCTTCAACCGCGGTCCCGGTCGCGGTGGCCCCGGCGGCGGTCGCGGTAACGCTCAGGGAGCTTTCGGTCGCGGCGGCGGTAAGCGCAAGGGACGTAAGAACAAGAGCCGCGAGCAAGATCAGCTACAGGCACCAGCAGTAGGTGGCGTAGTTGTTCCCCGCGGTAACGGCGACACCGTAGTGCGCTTGCGCCGCGGTGCCTCCATCATGGACTTTGCTGAAAAGATTAATGCAAACCCCGCATCACTGATTACCGTTCTCTTCCATCTGGGCGAGATGGCGACTCAGACCCAGTCACTGGATGAAGAGACCTTTGAATTGTTGGGTGCAGAGCTCGGCTTCAAGGTTCAGGTTGTTTCACCTGAGGACGAAGAGCGCGAACTGTTGGAATCCTTCGCGATCGATCTCGAAGCAGAAGCTGTTGCTGAAGAAGAAAACGACGCACTGGAATTCCGCCCGCCGGTTGTTACCGTTATGGGTCACGTCGACCACGGTAAAACCCGCTTGCTCGACGCTATCCGTAACACCAACGTTATCGATGGTGAAGCTGGTGGCATTACCCAGCACATCGGTGCCTACCAGATTCACACCGAAGTTGGCGGCGAAGACCGCGCACTGACCTTCATTGACACTCCCGGTCACGAGGCGTTTACCGCTATGCGTGCCCGCGGTGCCAAGGTTACCGATATTGCAATTCTGGTGGTTGCTGCGGACGACGGCGTTATGCCTCAGACCGTTGAAGCGCTGAACCACGCACAGGCAGCAAACGTGCCGACCGTGGTAGCTGTCAACAAGATCGATAAGGAAGGCGTAAGCCCCGATAAGGTACGTGGCCAGCTGGCCGAGTACGGTCTGGTACCCGAAGAATACGGTGGCGACGCCCTCTTCGTTGACGTTTCAGCTCGTAACGGTCTGAATATCGATGAACTGCTCGAAGCAGTTGTTCTGACTGCCGATGGTGCTCTAGAACTTAAGGCTAACCCCAATAAGGAAGCTCGCGGTGTTGCCATTGAAGCTAACCTTGATAAGGGGCGCGGTGCCGTTGCAACTGTCCTGGTTCAGTCAGGTACTCTGCGCGTTGGTGATGCCATCGTTGCAGGTGCAGCCCACGGTCGCGTCCGCGCGATGTTCGATGAGAAGGGCAACAGCGTTGAGGAAGCTGGCCCCTCACGTCCTGTTCAGGTGCTCGGTCTGTCAAACGTGCCCCGCGCAGGTGACACCTTCTTGGCTACCGAGGAAGAGCGTACCGCACGTCAGATTGCTGAAAAGCGTGAGGCAGCAGATCGTAATGCTCAGCTGGCTAAGCGCCGCAAGCGCGTGACCCTCGAATCCTTCGATGCCGCTGTGGCTGAAGGCAAGATGGACACCCTCAACCTCATTATTAAGGGTGACGTTTCAGGTGCTGTTGAAGCTCTGGAAGAATCACTCATGAAGATTGAGGTTGGCGGCGACGAAGTTCAGTTGCGCGTTATCCACCGCGGTGTTGGTGCGATTACCCAGAACGACGTGAACCTGGCAACCGTTGATAACGCGGTTATCATCGGCTTCAACGTTCGCCCTGCAGAGCGCGTTGCAGAACTTGCTGATCGCGAAGGCGTTGAGATGAAGTTCTACTCCGTCATCTACCGCGCGATTGAAGAAATCGAGCAGGCAGTCAAGGGCATGCTCAAGCCCGAGTACGAAGAAGTTGAACTCGGTTCAGCTGAAGTACGCGAAGTATTCCGCTCTTCCAAGTGGGGTAACATCGCAGGTTCAATCGTCAAGAACGGCCTCATCAAGCGCAACGCTAACGCTCGACTGGTACGAGATGGCTCGGTTATCTCCGAGAAGCTCAAGATTGAGTCGTTGCGACGCTTCAAGGATGATGCTACCGAGGTCCGTGAGGGCTTCGAGTGTGGTATTGGTTTGGGCTCCTTCAACGATATTAAAGAAGGCGACATCATTGAGACCTGGGAGATGCGTGAAAAGCCTCGCGTCTAA
- a CDS encoding YlxR family protein yields MQENPQQVTALTAVPVRTCIGCRTTDSRGSLLRVALKKEATGTPVVFLDTAKRASGRGAWVHPNPQCFATALKRGSFNKAFRARVNATHLENIPTGELVESLDEGECREISARNE; encoded by the coding sequence ATGCAGGAAAACCCGCAACAGGTAACAGCACTTACCGCTGTACCCGTTCGTACCTGCATCGGGTGCCGCACCACCGATAGCCGCGGGTCTTTATTACGTGTAGCGCTCAAGAAAGAAGCGACCGGTACACCGGTGGTTTTTCTCGATACCGCTAAACGCGCATCAGGACGCGGCGCGTGGGTTCACCCGAACCCGCAGTGCTTTGCCACAGCCCTTAAACGAGGGTCTTTCAACAAAGCATTTCGTGCCCGCGTCAATGCAACCCACCTCGAAAACATTCCAACCGGTGAATTGGTTGAAAGTCTCGATGAGGGTGAATGCAGAGAAATCTCTGCGCGAAACGAATAA
- the nusA gene encoding transcription termination factor NusA, translated as MDIDLSNLRLLEKERDISIEELIPMIESALLLAYNKQPGAIHGSRAEIDRKTGAITIWAPELDEDDQRIGEFDDTPNNFGRIAASTARQVITQRLRDAEDSHVLGEFRDREGELVSGLIQQGQNPRMVQVDLGTVEAVLPSSEQVPGEKYRHGTRIRAYLLEAKRGQKGPSVVLSRSHPNLVRRLFEHEVPEIQDGSVELMAIAREAGHRTKIAVRATKPGINPKGSCIGEMGSRVRAVMSDLNNEKIDIVDFDEDPTVFIRSALSPSKVVSVDVTDPATQSARAIVPDDQLSLAIGKEGQNARLAAKLTGWRIDIISESRFNEAEAARAATEEA; from the coding sequence ATGGATATTGATTTGAGCAACCTGCGTTTGCTGGAAAAAGAGCGCGATATTTCTATCGAGGAGCTCATTCCAATGATTGAAAGCGCCCTGTTGCTGGCGTACAACAAGCAGCCTGGAGCTATTCACGGTTCACGCGCAGAAATCGACCGTAAGACTGGCGCTATCACCATCTGGGCGCCCGAGCTCGATGAAGATGACCAGCGCATTGGCGAATTCGACGACACCCCCAATAACTTTGGTCGCATCGCGGCATCCACAGCGCGTCAGGTTATCACCCAGCGTCTACGCGATGCTGAAGACTCCCACGTTTTGGGTGAGTTCCGCGACCGCGAAGGCGAACTCGTTTCAGGTCTGATTCAGCAAGGTCAGAACCCCCGCATGGTGCAGGTTGACCTGGGCACTGTTGAGGCAGTTCTGCCCAGCTCAGAGCAGGTTCCCGGCGAAAAGTACCGCCACGGCACCCGCATCCGCGCCTACCTTCTTGAGGCTAAGCGCGGTCAGAAGGGTCCCTCTGTTGTTCTCTCGCGCTCGCACCCCAACCTAGTGCGTCGTCTCTTCGAGCACGAAGTCCCCGAAATTCAGGACGGTTCAGTAGAGCTCATGGCAATTGCCCGCGAAGCTGGTCACCGCACCAAGATTGCTGTGCGCGCTACCAAGCCCGGCATTAACCCCAAGGGCTCTTGCATCGGTGAAATGGGTTCGCGCGTGCGTGCCGTCATGTCAGATTTGAACAACGAGAAAATCGACATTGTAGATTTCGACGAGGATCCCACTGTCTTTATTCGCTCGGCTCTCTCACCGTCCAAGGTCGTCTCAGTTGATGTGACCGATCCTGCTACCCAGTCAGCCCGCGCTATTGTGCCCGATGACCAGCTCTCTCTGGCGATTGGCAAAGAGGGGCAGAACGCACGTCTGGCAGCGAAACTGACCGGCTGGCGCATCGACATCATCTCTGAATCACGCTTCAACGAGGCTGAAGCAGCCCGCGCTGCTACCGAAGAAGCTTAA
- the rimP gene encoding ribosome maturation factor RimP, translating to MAKNKDAANARDRRAAERAATGTTTPTPQQSSFLNVDELRENLLPMIDQFSLHLEALKTKGNGVNKTLEIIVDLHEDRTDFVSLDTLAEVSQAISAKLDELEDGDSPYLLEVSSPGATRSLIERRHWKRSIGRLINITDVQGEKFLARLHEVTDAGAVISRKKETKKGQKPSYKDPETIKWSTISAAKVEIEFTN from the coding sequence ATGGCTAAAAACAAAGACGCAGCAAATGCCCGCGACCGCCGCGCCGCTGAACGCGCAGCAACAGGCACCACCACCCCCACCCCTCAACAGTCCTCCTTCCTCAACGTAGATGAACTGCGTGAGAACCTGCTACCGATGATCGACCAATTCAGTCTGCACCTGGAAGCCCTCAAGACAAAAGGCAATGGAGTTAACAAGACTCTCGAAATCATTGTCGACCTGCACGAAGACCGCACTGACTTCGTTTCACTCGACACACTGGCTGAAGTATCCCAGGCAATTAGCGCCAAGCTCGATGAGCTAGAAGACGGCGACTCTCCCTACCTCCTTGAAGTGTCTTCACCCGGAGCTACTCGTTCGCTGATCGAACGCCGCCACTGGAAGCGCTCCATCGGTCGCCTGATTAATATCACCGACGTGCAGGGTGAGAAGTTCCTGGCACGCCTACACGAAGTCACCGACGCCGGTGCTGTGATTTCCCGTAAAAAAGAAACGAAGAAGGGGCAAAAACCCTCCTACAAAGACCCCGAAACTATCAAATGGAGCACAATTTCTGCCGCAAAAGTAGAAATTGAGTTCACCAACTAA
- a CDS encoding TSUP family transporter, with translation MEALAPTAIILLLFAALLAGWVDAVVGGGGLIQLPAVLLVPGLTPVQALAVNKLSSICGTITSAVTYYRRTTTDIKTALPMATLALCASCGGAAAATIIPAQVFTPIIIVALFAVLVFTIVKPAEGELTALRITGRKHLGIALGLAAGIGFYDGILGPGTGSFLMMGMVVFLGYSMLQSVAQTKVINAATNLGALIFFTLGGHQIWALGLLMGFANMVGGYWGARTAIARGAGFIRVLMVVVVSALILKLGWDALAS, from the coding sequence ATGGAAGCCTTAGCCCCTACCGCTATCATCTTGCTTTTGTTCGCTGCCTTACTGGCAGGGTGGGTGGATGCGGTAGTGGGTGGCGGTGGGCTCATTCAGCTACCGGCGGTGTTGCTGGTTCCTGGACTCACACCGGTGCAAGCGCTCGCGGTGAATAAGCTGAGTTCTATCTGCGGTACTATCACCAGCGCCGTGACCTACTACCGGCGAACCACTACCGATATAAAAACGGCTTTGCCGATGGCTACTCTAGCCCTGTGCGCGAGTTGTGGTGGGGCAGCGGCTGCCACGATAATTCCTGCCCAAGTGTTCACGCCCATTATTATCGTTGCCCTCTTCGCGGTGCTTGTGTTTACTATCGTTAAGCCTGCCGAAGGGGAGCTTACAGCACTGAGAATCACGGGCAGGAAACACCTGGGCATCGCTTTGGGGCTTGCGGCAGGAATCGGCTTTTATGACGGTATCTTGGGCCCTGGCACCGGATCGTTTTTGATGATGGGTATGGTGGTTTTTCTGGGATACTCTATGCTGCAATCTGTCGCGCAGACCAAGGTCATTAACGCTGCAACCAACCTTGGTGCTCTCATTTTCTTTACGCTGGGTGGTCACCAAATCTGGGCTCTCGGCCTACTGATGGGGTTTGCCAATATGGTGGGCGGTTACTGGGGAGCGCGCACAGCTATTGCCCGCGGCGCTGGCTTCATTCGGGTGCTCATGGTAGTTGTGGTCAGTGCGTTGATTCTCAAATTGGGGTGGGACGCGCTCGCGTCCTAG
- a CDS encoding proline--tRNA ligase, whose protein sequence is MATRLSNLFLRTLREDPVDAEVASHKLLVRAGYIRRAAPGIYTWLPLGLKVLSKVENIVREEMNAIGAQEVHFPALLPREPYETTNRWDEYGDNLFRLKDRKGTDMLLAPTHEEMFTLLVKDLYSSYKDLPVTLYQIQTKYRDEARPRAGLLRGREFVMKDSYSFDIDDAGLEEAYLAHRAAYQRIFERLGLDIVIVQAQSGAMGGSRSEEFLHPTAIGEDTFVRSAGGYAANVEAVTTVVPDPVDASNTPVAQVFETPDSPTIETLVDQSNKLYPREGRDWAAADTLKNVIVAVIDPAGERHMVAIGLPGDRAVDMARVEVNIGALLGIGGEVEVEAATEEDLKNFPQLVKGYIGPGLTLDAPLLGKESTTGIPYFLDPRVVDGSDWITGANEHGKHVYYLVAGRDFTADGVVEACEVREGDMAPDGSGPLEAARGIEMGHIFQLGRKYAEALGLKVLDNNGKLQTVTMGSYGVGVTRALAAIAEGNHDEKGLIWPRHLAPADVHVVITGKGEEIFSYGDELVAELEAAGLEVMVDDRPKASPGVKFGDAELLGVPTIVVIGRGYKDGVLELKDRRSGEARNIQVATAVDEVIAEVRG, encoded by the coding sequence GTGGCAACTCGCCTTTCAAACCTTTTTCTGCGCACTTTGCGTGAAGACCCGGTAGATGCCGAAGTCGCAAGCCACAAGTTACTGGTGCGTGCCGGCTACATTCGTCGTGCCGCACCCGGTATTTATACCTGGTTGCCGCTCGGTCTGAAGGTTCTGAGCAAGGTCGAGAACATTGTGCGTGAAGAAATGAATGCTATTGGTGCTCAGGAAGTTCACTTTCCTGCCCTGCTGCCGCGTGAGCCCTATGAGACCACCAACCGTTGGGACGAGTACGGCGATAACCTCTTCCGCCTCAAAGACCGTAAGGGCACCGATATGCTCTTGGCACCCACCCACGAAGAGATGTTCACCCTGCTTGTAAAAGATCTCTACTCTTCTTACAAAGACCTTCCGGTGACCCTGTACCAGATTCAGACCAAGTACCGCGACGAGGCGCGTCCGCGTGCGGGTCTGTTGCGCGGACGCGAGTTCGTGATGAAGGATTCTTACTCCTTCGATATTGACGACGCTGGTCTTGAAGAGGCATACCTGGCGCACCGCGCTGCCTACCAGCGAATCTTTGAACGCCTGGGTTTGGACATCGTCATTGTGCAGGCGCAGTCCGGCGCTATGGGTGGTTCCCGCTCAGAAGAGTTCTTGCACCCCACTGCTATCGGTGAAGATACCTTTGTGCGCTCAGCAGGTGGCTACGCCGCTAACGTTGAAGCGGTCACTACGGTGGTTCCCGACCCCGTGGATGCATCGAACACTCCGGTAGCGCAGGTTTTCGAAACCCCCGATTCCCCGACCATCGAAACCCTGGTTGATCAGTCTAATAAGCTGTACCCCAGAGAAGGTCGTGATTGGGCAGCGGCTGACACCCTCAAAAACGTTATCGTTGCTGTGATTGATCCGGCTGGCGAGCGCCACATGGTTGCTATCGGTCTTCCTGGCGACCGCGCAGTAGATATGGCTCGTGTTGAGGTGAACATCGGTGCCCTGCTGGGTATTGGTGGCGAAGTTGAGGTCGAGGCGGCAACCGAAGAAGATCTCAAGAACTTCCCCCAGCTGGTTAAGGGGTACATCGGCCCCGGTTTGACCCTGGATGCGCCCTTGTTGGGCAAAGAATCAACCACTGGTATTCCCTACTTCCTTGACCCTCGCGTCGTCGATGGTTCTGACTGGATTACCGGTGCTAATGAGCATGGCAAGCACGTCTACTACCTGGTTGCTGGACGCGATTTCACCGCTGACGGTGTCGTTGAGGCGTGCGAGGTGCGTGAGGGCGATATGGCTCCCGATGGTTCTGGTCCGCTGGAAGCAGCTCGCGGTATCGAGATGGGGCACATCTTCCAGCTTGGTCGCAAGTACGCTGAGGCGCTCGGTTTGAAGGTTCTTGATAACAACGGTAAGTTGCAGACCGTCACTATGGGTTCGTACGGCGTCGGCGTTACCCGTGCGCTGGCAGCTATTGCCGAGGGAAACCACGATGAGAAGGGCTTGATCTGGCCCCGTCACCTGGCACCGGCAGATGTGCATGTGGTTATTACCGGCAAGGGCGAGGAAATTTTCTCCTACGGTGATGAACTGGTTGCTGAGCTGGAGGCAGCTGGTCTTGAGGTGATGGTCGATGACCGCCCCAAGGCATCCCCCGGTGTGAAGTTCGGTGATGCTGAACTGCTGGGTGTTCCCACTATTGTGGTGATTGGTCGCGGTTACAAAGATGGCGTACTTGAGCTTAAAGATCGTCGTAGTGGCGAGGCACGCAATATTCAGGTAGCCACCGCAGTCGATGAAGTTATTGCTGAGGTTCGCGGCTAA
- a CDS encoding GNAT family N-acetyltransferase, giving the protein MKPKFARDQRVILRPLTSQYFEDLHRMMSYDPVAHLFEAEHLNTFGLPATGRALPVRPPYGFVGIFEREVPDPGSLSAYSETANPVPQVIRTMTQHFLGRSATTTPAPREELVGAIWLGGNCVPLQVPERYLDATAEFIMSNSRYLASIFGVAELVRPLWERSQHGFQSVMDERPHQPLLYLAPHTQLHAQADLYRHNLRVPAIDYGVRWARTTDRSSLLQASVAMFTEEVGYDPLERDATGYARRVSEFITGGRSLVATNSEGVVVFKVDLGLAHNNHCQLQGVWLHPAYRGHGLSAPLLAQACQLIRPRYAHISLYVNDYNARARALYRAVGFEQINTFSTILF; this is encoded by the coding sequence ATGAAACCTAAATTTGCACGCGATCAACGTGTGATTCTTCGACCGCTGACCAGCCAGTATTTCGAAGACCTTCACCGGATGATGTCATATGATCCGGTGGCTCATCTCTTTGAAGCCGAGCATCTGAATACCTTTGGGCTGCCTGCCACGGGTAGGGCGCTGCCGGTGCGTCCGCCCTATGGGTTTGTAGGAATTTTTGAGCGTGAAGTACCTGACCCCGGTAGTTTATCGGCTTACTCAGAGACTGCGAACCCGGTACCGCAGGTTATTCGCACTATGACCCAGCATTTTTTGGGGCGGTCAGCCACTACCACACCGGCACCGCGTGAAGAGCTGGTGGGTGCCATCTGGTTGGGTGGCAACTGCGTACCGTTGCAGGTACCCGAGCGGTACCTTGATGCTACCGCTGAATTTATCATGAGCAACAGCAGGTACCTCGCCTCGATATTTGGGGTTGCAGAGCTTGTGCGGCCGTTGTGGGAGCGCTCCCAGCATGGCTTTCAGTCGGTCATGGACGAACGCCCCCACCAGCCACTGCTCTACCTTGCTCCTCATACGCAGCTTCACGCACAGGCAGACCTCTACCGGCATAACCTGCGCGTGCCAGCCATTGACTACGGTGTGCGCTGGGCGCGCACCACCGACCGCTCATCACTTTTGCAAGCCTCAGTCGCTATGTTCACCGAGGAGGTGGGCTACGACCCGCTCGAACGGGACGCTACGGGCTATGCTCGACGTGTCAGCGAGTTCATCACTGGCGGACGCTCCCTGGTAGCAACGAACAGTGAGGGCGTGGTGGTCTTCAAAGTAGATTTGGGGCTTGCCCACAACAACCACTGCCAGTTGCAGGGGGTCTGGTTGCACCCGGCATACCGCGGTCATGGACTTTCGGCGCCGCTCCTTGCCCAAGCATGCCAGTTGATTCGACCCCGCTACGCTCACATCTCGCTCTACGTCAATGACTATAATGCGCGCGCTCGTGCGCTCTACCGGGCTGTTGGCTTCGAACAGATTAATACGTTTTCGACGATTCTTTTCTAG
- the ispG gene encoding flavodoxin-dependent (E)-4-hydroxy-3-methylbut-2-enyl-diphosphate synthase, which yields MTAVNLGMPLPPAPTLAPRRKTRQFSVGKVGVGSDSPVSVQSMTTTKTHDIGATLQQIAELTAAGCDIVRVACPTDKDAEALPIIAKQSQIPVIADIHFQPKYVYQAIEAGCGAVRVNPGNIRKFDDQVKEIAQMAKDHGTSIRIGVNGGSLDKRLLEKYGRATPEALVESAVWEASLFEEHGFNDFKISVKHNDPVIMVEAYRQLAAAGDWPLHLGVTEAGPAFQGTIKSATAFGALLSDGIGDTIRVSLSAPPVEEVKVGSQILESLNLRPRKLDIVSCPSCGRAQVDVWELAENVTAGLEGMKVPLRVAVMGCVVNGPGEAREADLGVASGNGKGQIFVKGEVIKTVPEDQIVETLIEEANRIAAEMEASGLYVPEGTPSVNVSN from the coding sequence TTGACCGCGGTCAATCTAGGAATGCCCCTGCCGCCTGCGCCCACTTTGGCACCGCGTCGCAAGACCCGTCAGTTTTCTGTGGGCAAGGTTGGTGTTGGTTCTGACTCACCCGTTTCGGTGCAGTCAATGACCACCACAAAAACCCACGATATCGGTGCAACCTTGCAACAGATCGCTGAGCTGACCGCTGCTGGTTGCGATATTGTGCGCGTTGCCTGCCCCACTGATAAGGACGCTGAGGCACTGCCTATTATCGCTAAGCAGTCACAGATTCCCGTGATTGCTGATATTCACTTTCAGCCCAAGTACGTCTACCAGGCAATTGAAGCAGGCTGTGGTGCTGTGCGTGTGAACCCCGGTAACATTCGCAAGTTTGATGACCAGGTCAAAGAGATCGCGCAGATGGCGAAAGATCACGGCACCTCTATTCGTATTGGTGTTAACGGTGGTTCGCTTGATAAGCGCCTCCTTGAAAAGTACGGACGCGCCACTCCTGAGGCTCTGGTGGAGTCAGCTGTTTGGGAGGCTTCCCTCTTTGAAGAGCACGGTTTCAATGACTTCAAGATTTCGGTGAAGCACAATGACCCCGTGATTATGGTGGAGGCTTATCGTCAGCTGGCTGCTGCCGGTGACTGGCCCCTGCACCTGGGCGTGACCGAAGCTGGTCCTGCCTTCCAGGGCACCATCAAAAGCGCGACTGCTTTCGGTGCTTTGCTCTCTGATGGCATTGGTGACACCATTCGTGTTTCTTTGTCTGCCCCTCCCGTTGAAGAGGTCAAGGTTGGCTCACAAATTCTTGAATCGCTGAACCTGCGTCCGCGTAAGCTCGATATTGTTTCGTGCCCCTCGTGTGGACGCGCGCAGGTGGATGTGTGGGAGCTAGCAGAGAACGTCACCGCAGGTTTGGAGGGCATGAAGGTGCCCCTGCGCGTTGCTGTCATGGGTTGCGTCGTCAATGGTCCTGGTGAAGCACGCGAGGCTGATTTGGGTGTTGCCTCGGGCAACGGCAAGGGCCAGATTTTCGTCAAGGGTGAGGTTATCAAGACCGTTCCTGAAGACCAGATTGTTGAAACCCTCATCGAAGAAGCTAACCGCATTGCAGCTGAAATGGAAGCCAGCGGTCTCTACGTTCCAGAGGGTACCCCCTCCGTCAATGTCAGCAACTAA